In Mytilus edulis chromosome 7, xbMytEdul2.2, whole genome shotgun sequence, a single genomic region encodes these proteins:
- the LOC139480846 gene encoding short-chain collagen C4-like → MFLSIIATGYTLSLLLFLVHGNTCSGDSNCEDIVTMPLLDGLRATLKADLDVKNMNDHLKTYIASEIKKGFANAMNDVMKQIVNTGLEEINATIIAAIQESLAEKGVTYIRWGRKGCPAGADIIYTGQVGGNSHANRGGGVNYLCLPNDPENGQHQPYSNAQVYGSEYELGTSYKPSGWSESMNNKEVPCAVCLKKQRSNILVIPGRQTCYDGWTSEYSGYLMSDHISQQGRDFVCLDKIAEPLDNNNGNEDGALFYVLRTSCGSLRCPPYTNQADVFCVVCTK, encoded by the exons ATGTTTTTATCAATTATCGCTACTGGTTATACATTGTCTCTCCTGTTATTCCTAGTACATGGAAATACATGTAGTGGTGATAGTAACTGTGAAGATATCGTCACCATGCCGCTATTAGATGGTCTGAGAGCGACATTAAAGGCAGACTTGGATGTAAAGAATATGAATGATCATCTGAAGACATACATAGCGTCGGAGATTAAGAAAGGTTTTGCAAATGCGATGAACGATGTTATGAAGCAAATAGTGAACACAGGACTTGAAGAAATCAATGCTACTATTATAGCAGCCATTCAGGAAAGTCTtgcag AGAAAGGTGTGACGTATATCCGATGGGGACGTAAAGGCTGTCCTGCAGGTGCAGACATTATTTATACAG GTCAAGTCGGTGGAAATTCCCATGCAAATAGAGGAGGCGGAGTTAACTACCTATGTCTCCCTAATGACCCAGAGAATGGACAACATCAACCATATAGCAATGCTCAAGTATATGGTAGTGAATATGAACTTGGTACATCATACAAGCCTTCAGGCTGGTCAGAAAGTATGAACAACAAGGAAGTACCATGTGCTGTCTGTTTGAAAAAACAAAGATCAAATATTTTGGTTATACCAG GGCGACAGACTTGCTATGATGGATGGACCTCGGAATACAGTGGTTATCTGATGAGTGATCATATATCTCAACAAGGACGGGACTTTGTCTGTCTTGACAAAATTGCAGAACCGCTAGACAATAATAATGGAAATGAAGATGGCGCCTTGTTTTATGTCCTTCGAACTAGCTGTGGAAGTTTAAGATGTCCCCCGTATACTAATCAGGCAGATGTATTCTGTGTCGTTTGTACAAagtga
- the LOC139480845 gene encoding short-chain collagen C4-like, whose product MYFPLVILALATVVVVVQNHDCKDYDLSASDQSLIDMIKHYLHTSRQEKYPKPGKTSNTGVTYVRWGKKSCPKGSEMVYTGQVGGNLYTNKGGGVNYLCLPNDPENGPHQAYSNDQVYGSEYKLSSSSKPSGWSESMYKQEVPCAVCYQQRRSAVLMIPGRKTCYKGWNSEYYGYLMSDHKIHYRQDFACVDINAEPLDNKNGSEEGALFYALRTKCGSLRCPPYTNEADVLCVVCTK is encoded by the exons ATGTATTTTCCATTAGTGATACTTGCGCTAGCAACTGTTGTCGTAGTTGTCCAAAATCATGATTGTAAAGACTATGACCTGTCGGCTTCAGACCAGTCTCTGATAGACATGATAAAACATTACTTGCATACATCAAGACAAGAGAAATATCCCAAGCCAGGAAAAACATCAAATACAG gTGTGACTTATGTGCGTTGGGGAAAGAAAAGTTGTCCAAAAGGATCTGAAATGGTGTATACAG GTCAAGTCGGTGgaaatttatatacaaataaaggAGGCGGCGTGAACTATTTATGTCTCCCTAATGATCCAGAGAATGGACCGCACCAAGCATATAGCAATGATCAGGTATATGGTAGTGAATATAAACTTAGTTCGTCATCCAAACCGTCAGGATGGTCAGAAAGTATGTACAAACAGGAAGTGCCATGTGCTGTATGCTATCAACAACGACGATCAGCTGTCCTGATGATACCAG gtcGAAAGACTTGTTATAAGGGATGGAACTCAGAATATTATGGTTATCTGATGAGTGATCATAAAATTCATTATAGACAGGACTTCGCCTGTGTGGACATCAATGCAGAACCCCTGGACAATAAAAATGGAAGTGAAGAGGGCGCATTGTTTTATGCTCTCCGAACCAAATGTGGCAGTTTAAGATGTCCTCCATATACAAATGAAGCAGATGTTCTTTGTGTCGTTTGTACAAAGTAA